The nucleotide sequence GCAATGGTGTTGACGACAACGCCCTCTACGCGGAGATCGCGCGCGACTTCGATTGGATCAATTCCGCTGTTCCATACACCGTCGCTGAAGAGCTCTATCCGCTTGACGTACGTGTCGCTGATCGCGGACAGCGCGGAAGCAGCCTCAACGAGGCCATCGCCGATGGCCGTAGCGCCCCCCGGTGTGAGTGCGTCGATCGCGCTTTTGAGCGCTGCGAGGTTCGACGACGAAAGCGTGGCGAGCGGCCTGTCGGTGATCACCGAGCCGGAGAAGGACACGACTCCGAATTGGTTGTTTCCAGCTCCGTCGGACGCCGCGTCGTCGAGGTACGCGCGCATCCCCGCCTTCAGAAAGTCGAGGCGCGTTCCGGTGCAAGCATCGTTTACGTCAACCGTGCCATCTTCGTCCACCTTGCCATCCGCGTCGTCATCTACTCCGTTGTCGCATACCTCGCCACGGTCATCAGCCGTGCTCCAAGCCATGCTGCCCGACCGATCCAGCAGCAGCACGGTCGCCACGTCTCGGCTGTCGATGAAGGTGGGCTGGACGTAACCGGTGGGCGGATTCTCCTGCGGGAGGCTGGTCGGCCTGGAGACAAACGGATACAGACTTTCGATGGTCTCCCAGCACGACATTCCGTTGTAAGAAGTCTGCTGCGTTCGCAGGCTCTTGACTCCTGCTATGCAGAAGTCCTCCTGACCATCAAGATCGTGGTTCGCGGGCACGCAGAACTCGGCGACTTCGACTTCTTCGGTAGCTGGATTGTTGTCGTGGTCGTAGTGGTGCTGCACTGATTGCATGAGGCAGTAGTGCTCGTGGTCGACCTGATCCGTCGGGACGCAATATCCGTACGGGACGGAATTGCATTGCAGATCGCCACCCATCTCGTATTCATCGTAGAGCCCTAAGACGTAGTGCCCGAGTTCGTGCGCGAGCGTATACCCCATCTTGCTCTGGGCGTTCTGCCACCCGAGTTGGACGTGCGAATTACCGCCGATTCCGGGGAGATTGCCCGTCGTCTTCGAGTCGCTGGTGGCCATCACCCGGATGTCCGCACTGACGAAGGACATATCGTCATCAGGCACGAAGGTCACCTCGCGAATGCGGAAGTGCCCGTCAGTCGCATCCCACACGGTCTTGCTTGCATCGTCGAGGACCTTTTCCAGGTCCGCGATCTGCGCGCCCGTGGCCGGATTGATATGGACAAGGAGGTCGATGAGCCCGACCGACCCGTCGATCTCAACTTGCCCTTGGCCGGCCGCAGCGGGGGACGGCATTACGATTGCCCCCAAGAAGACCGAGAATGCAAGTCCTGGACAGCTGCGTAAGAAACGAGAGCAAAGCTCCAACTGGTCACCTCGGGTACATGTATAGTTAACGGAGTACCATAGCCGCCGTCTGCCTTGGTGGTCAACCTGAAGCCTCTATGAACCTCGTCGCCCGCCGGGAGCGCCGGAGAGCCCGAATCCGGCACGATGTTCTTTTCGATCGTCTCCACGAGCATCCTGCTGATGGCTTGAGCCGACGTTATTCACGCCCTGCCGCCGCGGGTTCGCGGCAGGGCGATCGCATCTAAAGGTAACTTTGCCTGGCCACCTAGCGTAGCGCGCCGGGGTCGAGCGACGGTTGCATTGTTTTCGGGGGCACGAGCGCGCGTCAG is from Vulgatibacter sp. and encodes:
- a CDS encoding vWA domain-containing protein; this translates as MPSPAAAGQGQVEIDGSVGLIDLLVHINPATGAQIADLEKVLDDASKTVWDATDGHFRIREVTFVPDDDMSFVSADIRVMATSDSKTTGNLPGIGGNSHVQLGWQNAQSKMGYTLAHELGHYVLGLYDEYEMGGDLQCNSVPYGYCVPTDQVDHEHYCLMQSVQHHYDHDNNPATEEVEVAEFCVPANHDLDGQEDFCIAGVKSLRTQQTSYNGMSCWETIESLYPFVSRPTSLPQENPPTGYVQPTFIDSRDVATVLLLDRSGSMAWSTADDRGEVCDNGVDDDADGKVDEDGTVDVNDACTGTRLDFLKAGMRAYLDDAASDGAGNNQFGVVSFSGSVITDRPLATLSSSNLAALKSAIDALTPGGATAIGDGLVEAASALSAISDTYVKRIELFSDGVWNSGIDPIEVARDLRVEGVVVNTIAAGQAVDSYVLAAIALLTGGSQDSGGSPAFGLQSASALPGTFDDGGSRASYSFGRNPDNLVGSYLNRWARSSGGVSIIPEQPYHTNLPQSGGTVPLHEIPADAWFTGADGLNLIPDGAEINRMRFEIAPDTQSFTLVLAGNLSQMSRFAVSATLIAPDGSIRSLSNPGADAQFTHDPFYEMIRVSQPLAGEWTVEIQSASSDWPAQTGYLTVFARQPLQRLAIKLSKRLPSVSDQVEVVVEPIYVTTIRDLGTLGLRVTDPTGGVQSFPLVENADGIYQATISGLAFKGSHQVTVIAETDANSWRGTQTGPAAIPTLRMGASDAFFVIDGTDVAPVPRPEG